In the Candidatus Electrothrix sp. GW3-4 genome, one interval contains:
- a CDS encoding DUF3343 domain-containing protein — translation MKWFKKKEKLSQEESDKQDVTRGLLIFAHPTTVIDVEHILREEGYEIRVVSPPPSYRTGCDLSVEFPMEAEAAITELLNTANLTPLDVVPITSKGMEPLHFVRKKWYGKYLMVRAANMKITVDTETKIIVNISGGGCPDVPHLATELIGQHISEAPDLTEVGFSLCAYSLNTAREELVREIGA, via the coding sequence ATGAAATGGTTTAAAAAAAAGGAGAAACTCTCTCAGGAGGAGAGTGACAAGCAAGATGTCACCCGTGGTTTGCTTATCTTTGCCCACCCGACAACGGTTATTGATGTTGAACATATCCTTCGGGAAGAAGGGTATGAAATTCGTGTTGTCAGCCCGCCACCGTCGTATCGTACCGGCTGTGACCTTAGTGTGGAATTTCCCATGGAGGCAGAAGCCGCTATTACCGAGTTGCTCAATACTGCGAATCTTACCCCCCTGGATGTCGTTCCCATTACCTCCAAGGGTATGGAGCCGCTCCATTTTGTTCGCAAGAAATGGTACGGTAAATACCTTATGGTCAGGGCGGCCAATATGAAGATAACTGTGGATACCGAGACCAAGATCATCGTCAATATCTCCGGTGGCGGCTGTCCTGATGTCCCCCATCTGGCAACGGAACTCATTGGCCAACATATCAGCGAGGCCCCTGATCTCACTGAGGTCGGCTTTTCTCTTTGTGCCTACTCATTGAACACTGCCCGGGAAGAGCTTGTCCGGGAAATAGGAGCGTAA
- a CDS encoding NAD(P)H-hydrate dehydratase: protein MLLLAGAVPVEDLPLLVGPVAYNEKGITIDGHELAINRGNEAMMTSACITCREYGVEAPIGIVAGDIGKRKGSEAIYKHLAAHLPEMGAKVMTLHYVMPDLRLNKKVLATIDTMEQKPRMIADAGSMYVAKAGGDAHYYEVFTPDLGETAFLADDKADHPSFTRGFIFNMEEDVPELIRRAYEGKNATRTMFVKGAIDYICQDGEIVDTISEPSIETMEPIGGTGDLITGMISGLIYAGVDPLQACRIAGRTNRVAGELSQPTPATQVQEILRCLPRALDRVHKELGL, encoded by the coding sequence ATGTTGTTGTTAGCCGGAGCAGTTCCTGTTGAAGATCTTCCGCTTCTGGTAGGACCTGTTGCTTATAATGAAAAGGGAATAACCATTGATGGTCACGAGCTTGCTATCAATCGGGGGAATGAAGCCATGATGACCTCTGCCTGTATCACCTGTCGGGAGTATGGGGTGGAGGCACCCATCGGCATCGTGGCCGGGGATATTGGTAAACGCAAGGGAAGCGAGGCGATCTATAAACATCTCGCTGCTCATCTCCCGGAAATGGGGGCCAAGGTGATGACCCTTCATTATGTGATGCCGGATCTGCGGCTCAATAAAAAGGTGCTGGCCACCATTGACACCATGGAACAGAAGCCGCGTATGATTGCCGATGCAGGCAGCATGTACGTGGCCAAGGCCGGTGGAGATGCCCATTATTACGAGGTGTTTACCCCGGATCTGGGCGAGACCGCTTTTCTGGCCGATGATAAGGCCGATCATCCCAGCTTCACCCGAGGCTTTATTTTTAATATGGAAGAGGATGTACCTGAGCTGATCCGCCGGGCCTATGAGGGCAAAAATGCCACCAGGACCATGTTTGTCAAAGGGGCGATTGATTATATCTGTCAGGACGGTGAAATCGTTGATACCATCAGCGAGCCGAGCATTGAGACCATGGAGCCCATTGGTGGGACCGGGGACCTCATTACCGGCATGATCAGTGGCTTGATCTATGCTGGCGTTGATCCCTTACAGGCCTGCCGGATTGCTGGACGGACTAACCGGGTGGCTGGCGAGTTGTCCCAGCCCACGCCTGCAACTCAGGTTCAGGAGATCCTGCGTTGTCTGCCCAGGGCCCTGGATAGGGTGCATAAGGAATTGGGGTTGTAG
- a CDS encoding endonuclease encodes MAKRRKKTSPMKSIITTLLILLVAGGFMIFKGSTPEFLRQYIPPELQAIFYPTPTGTGGGSIAINNLPATDGNTSITSFSTAKTQLKKLYVQAGSFTTFYCGSSFDEEFNLDHSQSGFHYRMNETRANRVEWEHIVPAEAFGQSFAEWRDGHPDCLDSKGEPYAGRRCASKTSPQFKLMQADMYNLVPAIGEVNGDRSNYSYAMLQGELREYGQCNMEIEDQKAEPPDDKFGDIARTYMYMESAYHRGVISGKNVKLFEAWNRMDPVDRWECERARLIEQIQGNRNMIVAQACQEAGL; translated from the coding sequence ATGGCCAAACGAAGAAAGAAGACCAGTCCCATGAAAAGCATTATCACCACCCTGCTGATCCTCCTTGTTGCCGGAGGGTTTATGATCTTCAAAGGCAGCACCCCGGAGTTCCTCCGGCAGTATATCCCACCAGAACTCCAGGCCATTTTCTATCCCACACCCACAGGGACCGGCGGCGGCAGCATCGCTATCAACAATCTACCTGCAACAGACGGCAATACCAGCATCACCTCTTTTTCCACCGCCAAGACTCAGCTCAAAAAACTCTATGTCCAGGCCGGTTCCTTCACCACCTTTTACTGCGGCAGCAGCTTTGATGAAGAGTTCAATCTCGACCACAGCCAAAGCGGCTTTCACTACCGTATGAACGAGACCAGGGCCAACCGGGTGGAGTGGGAGCATATTGTGCCAGCAGAGGCCTTTGGTCAGAGCTTTGCAGAATGGAGGGACGGGCATCCAGACTGCCTGGACAGCAAGGGCGAGCCCTATGCGGGCCGCAGATGCGCATCCAAGACCAGCCCGCAGTTTAAGCTGATGCAGGCGGACATGTATAACCTGGTCCCGGCCATCGGCGAGGTCAACGGCGATCGCAGCAACTACAGCTATGCCATGTTGCAGGGAGAGCTGCGCGAGTACGGCCAGTGTAATATGGAGATTGAAGACCAAAAGGCCGAGCCGCCGGATGATAAATTCGGCGACATCGCCCGCACCTATATGTACATGGAGTCCGCCTACCATCGCGGAGTGATCTCCGGCAAGAACGTCAAGCTCTTTGAGGCCTGGAACCGGATGGACCCGGTGGATCGCTGGGAATGCGAACGCGCCCGGCTAATTGAGCAAATCCAGGGCAACAGGAATATGATTGTAGCCCAGGCCTGTCAGGAGGCCGGGTTGTGA
- the tpx gene encoding thiol peroxidase: protein MAQVTFQGTPVNTTGELPAVGQAAPDFSLTKTDLNDVSLGDYKGKKLVLNIFPSVDTPVCAASVRRFNDEAGKLENTEILCISRDLPFALDRFCGAEGLESVTSASELRSDAFGKDYGVRITDSALAGLFARAIVVIDEAGKVIYTQLVPEIAEEPDYQSALTALS, encoded by the coding sequence ATGGCGCAAGTTACATTTCAAGGAACACCGGTTAACACGACAGGTGAGCTGCCCGCTGTGGGACAAGCCGCACCTGACTTTTCCTTAACCAAGACTGACCTGAATGACGTCTCCTTAGGTGATTATAAGGGGAAAAAACTCGTACTCAACATCTTCCCCAGCGTGGACACCCCGGTATGTGCGGCCAGTGTTCGCCGTTTTAATGATGAAGCGGGCAAATTGGAGAACACAGAAATACTCTGCATTTCCCGTGATCTGCCCTTTGCCCTTGACCGTTTCTGTGGTGCAGAAGGCCTGGAGAGTGTGACCTCTGCTTCAGAGCTGCGGTCGGATGCTTTTGGTAAGGACTATGGGGTCCGTATTACTGACAGCGCACTGGCCGGACTCTTTGCCAGGGCGATTGTGGTCATTGATGAGGCAGGGAAGGTGATCTACACGCAGCTGGTTCCTGAAATAGCAGAAGAGCCGGATTACCAGAGTGCGCTTACTGCCCTATCGTAA
- a CDS encoding ATP-binding protein, protein MTVIVLIVEAVTVTILYQTAINQQKSRLIETVDSQARFIEAVARFNKIYNTTFPLGKKEATLRQIIDAHSMYRGFGETGEFTLSVKKKDQIIFLLSHRHYDRNQLKPVPWDSPLAEPMRQALSGRSGTIIGLDYRGEKVLAAYEPVAELNLGIVAKIDLAEVRQPFIRAGLLSGSVAVLIITIGVALFFKITNPLLKNLEEKSEQVKRFAYTMAHDLKNPTIALCGLTNRLRNKHGHLLDEKGRESCDQIINSSEQMAALIEHINTYILTQKKLLKFEEVKLTELFQEIQYEFNTPLMHRRIALTAPANLPVIKADRLALLRVLRNLVQNALKYGGEGLDEIKIGYTESDRFHILSVKDNGVGIPEEDYDKIFVLWEQGRNSSSTEGLGFGLAIVQEIAEQHGGKAWCEPGKHAGVEFFLSISKRL, encoded by the coding sequence ATGACCGTTATTGTTCTTATTGTCGAGGCGGTCACGGTCACCATTCTTTATCAGACGGCCATCAACCAACAAAAATCACGACTCATAGAAACTGTTGATAGTCAGGCCCGTTTTATTGAAGCCGTTGCCCGTTTCAATAAGATATACAACACGACCTTCCCCCTTGGCAAAAAAGAGGCCACGCTCCGGCAAATCATAGATGCGCATTCTATGTATCGGGGTTTTGGTGAAACTGGCGAATTTACTCTCTCAGTAAAAAAGAAGGATCAAATTATCTTCCTCTTGAGCCATCGTCATTATGATCGTAACCAGCTGAAGCCGGTGCCCTGGGATTCGCCATTGGCTGAGCCAATGCGTCAGGCCTTATCCGGCAGATCCGGGACAATAATCGGGCTTGATTATCGCGGGGAAAAAGTCCTTGCTGCCTATGAACCAGTGGCAGAACTGAACCTTGGAATCGTCGCCAAAATCGATCTTGCAGAAGTGCGGCAACCATTTATTCGAGCAGGTTTGCTGAGCGGCTCAGTTGCAGTGCTTATCATCACCATCGGGGTTGCCCTGTTTTTTAAAATAACCAATCCGCTTCTCAAAAATCTGGAAGAAAAGTCTGAACAGGTCAAACGCTTTGCCTATACAATGGCCCATGATCTCAAAAACCCAACCATTGCGCTCTGCGGGCTGACAAATCGACTCCGTAATAAACACGGCCATCTCCTTGATGAAAAAGGAAGAGAATCTTGTGATCAAATCATCAATTCTTCTGAGCAGATGGCTGCACTTATTGAGCATATCAACACATACATATTGACCCAAAAAAAACTGCTGAAATTCGAAGAAGTCAAATTAACAGAGCTTTTTCAGGAGATACAATACGAGTTCAACACCCCTTTAATGCATCGACGAATAGCATTGACTGCACCTGCAAATCTCCCTGTAATAAAGGCTGATAGATTAGCCTTATTGCGAGTTTTGCGTAATCTTGTCCAAAATGCCTTAAAATACGGAGGAGAAGGGTTGGATGAGATAAAGATAGGCTATACAGAATCCGACAGATTCCATATTCTCTCTGTAAAAGATAACGGCGTTGGTATCCCTGAAGAAGATTACGACAAAATCTTTGTGTTGTGGGAGCAGGGCAGGAATTCGTCGAGCACAGAGGGGCTTGGTTTTGGCCTTGCGATCGTTCAAGAGATCGCTGAACAGCATGGCGGGAAAGCCTGGTGTGAACCTGGCAAACATGCAGGTGTGGAATTCTTTCTTTCCATCAGTAAGAGGCTGTGA
- a CDS encoding ABC transporter permease: protein MIIKMILLALRDIRRNVLRSVLTVLGIIIGVAAVITLVTIGNGTTAQVTDQIAAQGTNVLTIVPGHHRGPAPSFTLRDVKAIRHEIAALNAVAPICSTNTTAVAGNRNWSTSITGSTNTYFTIGNWTIVDGRPFEDAELRSGKAVCVIGETVRSNLFPNTDPVGRKIRLGKVSCQVVGLLREKGQSSMGWRNPDDSIVMPLAAVQRRFRGNRNIARIQVSVMDGIATTKVAEDLTKLLRERRHLADNEEDNFRIWDSKEFASMLTNTTKTMTTLLSAVAAVSLLVGGIGIMNIMLVSVTERTREIGIRLAIGAFEHEVLLQFLIESVVLSSFGGIFGIILALSTSYGLCRMMAIPFLPDLEIIGIAFLFSAAVGVVFGYFPALKAARLDPIDALRHE, encoded by the coding sequence ATGATTATCAAAATGATTCTCCTGGCCCTGCGTGATATCCGGCGCAATGTCCTGCGTTCGGTGCTGACCGTGCTGGGCATCATCATCGGCGTGGCCGCAGTCATCACCCTGGTGACCATCGGCAACGGCACCACGGCCCAGGTCACCGACCAGATCGCGGCCCAGGGCACCAATGTCCTGACCATTGTTCCGGGCCACCATCGGGGACCTGCACCCAGCTTCACCCTGCGCGATGTAAAGGCGATTCGTCACGAGATTGCCGCTCTGAATGCGGTGGCACCGATCTGCTCAACCAATACCACCGCAGTGGCTGGCAACCGCAACTGGTCCACCAGTATCACCGGCAGTACCAATACGTATTTTACTATAGGGAACTGGACCATTGTCGATGGCAGACCATTTGAAGACGCAGAGTTACGCTCCGGAAAAGCGGTCTGCGTCATCGGGGAGACCGTGCGCAGCAATCTCTTCCCCAACACAGACCCGGTGGGCAGAAAGATCCGCCTGGGTAAGGTCTCCTGCCAGGTGGTGGGGCTGCTCCGGGAAAAGGGGCAATCCAGTATGGGATGGAGGAACCCGGATGATTCCATCGTTATGCCCCTGGCAGCAGTGCAACGCCGCTTTCGCGGCAACCGCAATATTGCACGAATTCAGGTCTCTGTCATGGACGGTATTGCCACAACAAAGGTTGCCGAGGACCTGACCAAACTCCTGCGCGAGCGCCGACATCTGGCGGACAATGAAGAGGATAATTTCAGGATCTGGGATTCCAAGGAATTCGCTTCCATGCTCACCAATACCACCAAGACTATGACCACCCTGCTCAGTGCAGTGGCTGCGGTCAGCCTGCTGGTGGGCGGCATCGGCATCATGAATATCATGCTGGTCTCGGTGACCGAACGCACTCGGGAAATCGGGATCCGCCTGGCCATTGGCGCCTTTGAACACGAGGTGCTGCTTCAGTTCCTGATTGAGTCGGTAGTGCTGTCCTCCTTTGGCGGTATCTTCGGCATTATCCTTGCGTTAAGCACCTCCTACGGGCTCTGTCGGATGATGGCGATTCCCTTTCTCCCGGACCTGGAAATAATCGGTATCGCCTTCCTCTTCTCCGCTGCCGTCGGAGTGGTGTTCGGCTATTTCCCAGCCCTCAAGGCTGCCCGCCTTGATCCTATTGATGCGCTGCGGCATGAATGA